The Variovorax paradoxus B4 genome includes a region encoding these proteins:
- a CDS encoding CBS domain-containing protein → MNIKSLCRREVVGISANAGLREAAALMCEQHVGSLVVVTNDTPSKVVGIVTDRDLALDGLGHDQPQPDQPVGELVRGRPLAVPSSAGLREAAEAMESAGVRRLLVVDDDGGVVGIVSADDLLVAMAEDLAKLAQALRRNISRETSERGVFTGASRPRVTYPFFGTVASQ, encoded by the coding sequence ATGAACATCAAGTCACTCTGCCGACGCGAGGTCGTCGGCATTTCCGCGAACGCCGGCTTGCGCGAGGCGGCCGCCCTGATGTGCGAGCAGCATGTGGGTTCGCTGGTCGTCGTGACGAACGACACCCCGTCGAAGGTGGTCGGAATCGTGACGGACCGTGACCTTGCACTCGACGGCCTGGGCCACGACCAGCCTCAACCTGACCAGCCGGTGGGCGAACTCGTGCGTGGCCGCCCGTTGGCAGTGCCGTCCAGCGCCGGCTTGCGGGAAGCCGCCGAAGCAATGGAGAGCGCAGGCGTGCGGCGACTGCTCGTCGTCGACGATGACGGCGGCGTGGTGGGCATCGTGTCCGCCGATGACCTGCTCGTAGCGATGGCGGAAGACTTGGCGAAGCTCGCGCAGGCATTGCGCCGCAACATCTCGCGCGAGACGTCCGAGCGTGGCGTGTTTACCGGAGCGTCGCGGCCGCGCGTGACGTACCCTTTCTTTGGCACCGTGGCATCGCAATGA
- a CDS encoding IS3 family transposase (programmed frameshift), producing MARYGQAFKDRAVARLLPPESSALEVVAREVGIGVQTLERWREDAQSMPARGRAWTARARLEAVITTAAMPEAAKSAWCREHGVYPADLDKWRSSATAALAQPEEARASPQATRADRKRIKELERDLLRKDRALAETAALLVLFKKSRGDLPQGRGRMIGLEDRRIVAQNISKAHTAGARLRLACESAGIDVRTLQRWQAHEGLTAGDGRPQAVRPIPGHALSQEERAQLLAVANEPRFAAVPPARIVPMLADEGVYLASESSFSRVLRAHGQSAHRGRAKAPRVVRPPTTHIAETPRQVWCWDMTYLPAQVLGRWFHLYLILDLYSRKIVGWEVHDTDDSDHAVHLVRRTALAEGIATLDTKPVLHGDNGSTLKATTVLAMLNWLGVKPSYSRPRVSDDNAYAEALFRTAKYRPEFPARGFADLDHARSWAAGFVRWYNHDHRHSGIRYVSPAQRHNGDDQAILAARHALYTRARALNPARWSGPTRNWSPIGAVTLNPERDCIVQAHARNPNIQPLAA from the exons GTGGCTCGATACGGACAAGCATTCAAGGACCGGGCGGTAGCAAGGTTGCTGCCGCCGGAGAGTTCGGCGCTGGAGGTAGTGGCGCGCGAGGTTGGCATTGGAGTGCAGACACTGGAGCGTTGGCGCGAGGATGCGCAGTCCATGCCCGCCCGAGGGCGGGCATGGACTGCGCGCGCGCGGCTTGAGGCGGTGATCACGACGGCGGCGATGCCCGAGGCGGCCAAGAGCGCCTGGTGCCGCGAGCACGGGGTATACCCAGCCGATCTGGACAAGTGGCGATCGAGCGCCACTGCCGCGCTGGCACAGCCTGAAGAGGCCCGTGCCAGCCCGCAGGCCACGCGGGCCGACCGCAAACGCATCAAGGAGCTCGAGCGCGACCTGCTGCGCAAGGACCGGGCGCTGGCCGAGACCGCAGCCCTGTTGGTACTCT TCAAAAAATCTCGAGGCGATCTTCCACAAGGGAGGGGACGAATGATCGGCCTCGAAGATCGCCGGATCGTGGCCCAGAACATCTCCAAGGCTCACACCGCCGGCGCGCGGCTGCGCCTGGCCTGCGAGAGCGCCGGCATCGACGTGCGCACCCTGCAGCGTTGGCAGGCTCATGAAGGCCTCACCGCGGGCGATGGCAGGCCGCAGGCCGTGCGCCCCATACCCGGCCATGCCCTGAGCCAGGAAGAGCGCGCACAGCTGCTGGCGGTGGCCAATGAGCCGCGGTTCGCTGCCGTGCCGCCGGCGCGCATCGTGCCCATGCTGGCCGATGAGGGTGTGTACTTGGCCAGCGAGTCCAGCTTCAGTCGCGTCCTGCGCGCGCACGGGCAGAGCGCCCATCGCGGTCGTGCCAAGGCGCCCAGGGTCGTGCGCCCTCCCACGACGCACATCGCCGAGACACCGCGACAAGTCTGGTGCTGGGACATGACGTACCTGCCCGCGCAGGTGCTCGGGCGCTGGTTCCATCTCTACCTGATCCTGGACCTGTACAGCCGCAAGATCGTGGGCTGGGAGGTTCACGACACGGACGACTCCGACCATGCCGTGCACCTGGTGCGCCGCACGGCGCTGGCCGAGGGCATCGCCACCCTGGACACCAAGCCGGTGCTGCATGGCGACAACGGCTCCACATTGAAGGCCACGACAGTGCTGGCGATGCTCAACTGGCTGGGCGTGAAGCCGTCGTACTCCAGGCCTCGCGTGAGCGACGACAACGCCTATGCGGAAGCATTGTTCAGAACGGCCAAGTACCGCCCGGAGTTCCCCGCCAGGGGCTTCGCCGACCTGGACCACGCGCGCTCCTGGGCGGCCGGCTTCGTGCGTTGGTACAACCATGACCATCGACACAGCGGCATTCGCTACGTCAGCCCTGCGCAACGCCACAACGGCGACGATCAAGCCATCCTCGCTGCTCGCCACGCGCTGTACACCCGTGCACGCGCGCTCAACCCAGCACGATGGTCAGGGCCTACACGCAACTGGTCGCCCATCGGCGCAGTGACTCTCAACCCCGAACGTGACTGCATCGTTCAGGCACATGCGAGGAACCCCAACATACAGCCGCTGGCTGCATGA
- a CDS encoding nitroreductase family protein, which yields MSPLPLNLDSDLLTLPTPRLQPATVEVALQRRRSTRTFLPDPLSLDEVSAVLWAAFGVNRTETGGRTAPSAHGWQEILVYAVMAEGTWRYDAQAHRLELVKVGDLRAATGLQEFAGSAPLNLVYVADFERMHDVREEDRVFLAGVDSGCIVENVYLYCAGAGLATVVRALIDRRSLAQALNLKPMQRIALAQSIGRTGLIQ from the coding sequence ATGTCGCCCCTGCCCCTCAATCTCGATTCCGACCTGCTCACGCTGCCGACGCCCCGGCTTCAACCTGCGACTGTGGAAGTGGCTTTACAGCGACGCCGCAGCACGCGCACTTTTCTGCCGGATCCTTTGTCGCTGGATGAAGTGTCTGCAGTGCTGTGGGCGGCATTCGGCGTGAACCGGACGGAAACCGGCGGTCGAACCGCCCCATCGGCACACGGATGGCAGGAAATACTGGTGTATGCAGTGATGGCCGAAGGCACCTGGCGCTACGACGCGCAAGCTCATCGGTTGGAACTCGTGAAAGTCGGCGACTTGCGGGCAGCCACCGGATTGCAGGAGTTTGCGGGCTCGGCCCCCCTGAACCTGGTGTACGTGGCCGACTTCGAACGCATGCACGATGTGCGCGAGGAGGACCGCGTCTTCCTCGCGGGCGTTGATTCGGGCTGCATTGTCGAGAACGTCTATCTCTACTGCGCAGGCGCCGGCCTGGCGACGGTCGTGCGCGCCCTGATCGACCGTCGAAGCCTTGCGCAGGCGCTCAATCTGAAGCCGATGCAGCGCATTGCCCTGGCACAGAGCATTGGCCGGACGGGGCTCATCCAATGA
- a CDS encoding thiamine pyrophosphate-dependent dehydrogenase E1 component subunit alpha has product MQMNAQQLMDAYQGMCTIREFEERVHKEFATGQIPGFVHLYAGEEASAVGVCMDLRPEDHIASTHRGHGHAIAKGCDVGAMMKEIFGRQGGLCKGKGGSMHIADIAKGMLGANGIVGGGPPLACGAALAAKVKGTQAVAVAFFGDGAFNQGTTLESMNFAAVYALPVLFVLEDNGYAESTASSWSIGGHNPVRRAEGFGLRGNRVDGHDFFAVYRAAKEALARMRAGGGPEFLHIEFTRYFGHFEGDQMTYRPPGEVKEERNYLDCLKFMRARLVSAGLVQPQVLDRIEAEAAALIEDAVGGARAAPPPDRADLLTDVYKTYPGALA; this is encoded by the coding sequence ATGCAGATGAATGCTCAACAGTTGATGGACGCCTATCAGGGCATGTGCACCATCAGGGAATTCGAGGAACGCGTGCACAAGGAATTCGCCACCGGGCAGATACCCGGGTTCGTGCATCTCTACGCGGGCGAGGAAGCCTCCGCGGTGGGTGTATGCATGGATCTCCGTCCCGAGGACCATATCGCCAGCACGCACCGCGGCCACGGCCACGCGATCGCCAAGGGCTGCGACGTGGGTGCAATGATGAAGGAGATCTTTGGCCGCCAGGGGGGCTTGTGCAAAGGCAAAGGCGGCTCCATGCACATTGCCGACATCGCCAAGGGCATGCTGGGCGCCAACGGCATCGTGGGTGGTGGCCCGCCGCTCGCCTGCGGCGCGGCACTCGCTGCCAAGGTGAAGGGTACGCAAGCCGTGGCCGTCGCCTTCTTCGGCGACGGTGCCTTCAACCAGGGAACAACGCTCGAATCGATGAACTTCGCCGCCGTGTATGCGCTGCCGGTGCTCTTCGTTCTCGAGGACAACGGCTATGCCGAGAGCACTGCGAGTTCGTGGTCGATCGGTGGCCACAATCCTGTTCGACGGGCGGAGGGGTTCGGTCTTCGCGGCAACCGCGTGGACGGACACGACTTCTTCGCCGTCTACCGGGCCGCCAAGGAGGCGCTGGCACGCATGCGCGCCGGCGGCGGCCCCGAATTTCTGCATATCGAGTTCACGCGCTATTTCGGCCACTTCGAAGGCGACCAGATGACCTACAGGCCGCCGGGCGAAGTCAAGGAAGAGCGCAACTACCTCGACTGCCTGAAGTTCATGCGCGCCAGGCTCGTCAGCGCAGGGCTGGTTCAGCCGCAGGTGCTCGACCGGATCGAGGCCGAAGCGGCTGCACTCATCGAAGACGCCGTAGGCGGCGCGCGCGCCGCACCGCCGCCCGACCGGGCAGATCTCCTGACCGATGTGTACAAGACCTACCCGGGAGCACTGGCATGA
- a CDS encoding ATP-binding protein → MATQPVDPAFAVAVGTSAALKKLLEPMQTLFAGCGDPGSETFRLQAQVMRRGDALAAALVAYAQCQKLSPRSLEILPFLRSFANVLWHTLDRRITVTVDVERDGPALFVDAAALEEALVQIVGNAQSAMPHGGRLMLRGALDRHDNRFLNLDVIDSGIGMSPDVAKQAASPFFTTKECSPFSGMGLSAVAGFAAQSGGQMSISSAVGLGTTIRMFLPTVAALATDREGRRHGESVAPRDRKITCNAQAS, encoded by the coding sequence ATGGCAACGCAGCCTGTGGATCCCGCATTTGCCGTCGCAGTTGGCACCTCGGCAGCCCTGAAGAAGTTGCTCGAGCCCATGCAAACACTCTTTGCTGGCTGCGGCGATCCGGGATCGGAGACATTCAGATTGCAAGCGCAAGTCATGCGCAGGGGCGATGCATTGGCTGCGGCCCTGGTTGCCTATGCACAGTGTCAGAAGCTCTCCCCTCGCTCGCTCGAGATTCTGCCGTTCCTCCGCTCTTTCGCCAATGTCCTGTGGCATACCCTCGATCGTCGCATCACGGTCACGGTGGATGTTGAAAGAGACGGCCCGGCACTTTTCGTTGATGCTGCTGCACTCGAGGAAGCCCTTGTGCAGATCGTAGGGAACGCGCAATCAGCCATGCCTCATGGCGGCCGACTGATGCTGCGGGGCGCCCTCGATCGGCACGACAACCGGTTTCTGAATCTTGATGTCATTGACAGCGGCATCGGCATGAGCCCTGACGTTGCCAAACAAGCCGCAAGCCCATTCTTCACGACCAAGGAGTGCTCCCCCTTTTCTGGGATGGGCCTTTCGGCGGTCGCGGGCTTTGCGGCCCAGTCGGGCGGCCAGATGAGCATTTCCAGCGCCGTGGGACTGGGGACAACGATTCGCATGTTCTTGCCCACAGTTGCCGCGCTCGCCACTGATCGCGAGGGCAGACGCCACGGCGAATCCGTTGCGCCGCGCGATCGGAAGATCACATGCAATGCTCAAGCGAGTTGA
- a CDS encoding HPF/RaiA family ribosome-associated protein: MKQPLEIRFIGMESSDAVESAAREKAGKLDRFRPDIMACRVTIELAEKHRHQGRPFAVRVDVTVPDHELRVDRVHDEDVYVALREAFDDMTRQLQDSVRRVRGEEKLHASTLHGEVVRFADDGHCGFIRTAEGDEYWFGPENMAGAPFEHLAPGDHVQFVPEVAAEGRQAKRVSVGKRHAA; the protein is encoded by the coding sequence ATGAAACAGCCACTTGAGATCCGCTTCATCGGGATGGAATCTTCGGACGCCGTCGAATCCGCCGCCCGCGAGAAGGCCGGCAAGCTCGACCGGTTCCGTCCCGACATCATGGCGTGCCGGGTCACCATCGAGTTGGCGGAGAAGCACCGGCATCAGGGGCGGCCTTTCGCCGTGCGTGTGGACGTGACGGTGCCGGACCACGAACTAAGGGTGGATCGCGTGCATGACGAAGACGTCTACGTCGCTTTGCGCGAGGCCTTCGACGACATGACGCGCCAGCTCCAGGACTCTGTGCGGCGCGTGCGAGGGGAGGAAAAGCTGCACGCGTCCACCCTGCATGGGGAGGTCGTGCGTTTCGCGGACGACGGCCACTGCGGCTTCATTCGCACCGCCGAAGGGGACGAGTACTGGTTCGGTCCCGAAAACATGGCAGGCGCACCGTTCGAGCACCTGGCGCCGGGCGACCATGTGCAGTTCGTTCCCGAGGTGGCCGCCGAGGGTCGGCAGGCAAAGCGCGTCAGCGTCGGCAAGCGCCACGCCGCCTGA
- a CDS encoding CBS domain-containing protein encodes MKPNANFRTPLNAGDICTRIVTIAFPDMGLNEAARLMRERHVGCLVVVEERTPEDRVVVGMLTDRDIAMRVVAADRDPHGMQVGDVMSKGVVNAREEDSLADLLLAMRRKGVRRLPVVSPQGSLIGLVALDDVLDVLAQEMKAVAEAVAAAGRHEQTARP; translated from the coding sequence ATGAAACCAAACGCAAATTTCAGGACGCCGCTGAACGCCGGCGACATCTGCACCCGCATCGTCACCATCGCCTTTCCCGACATGGGCCTGAACGAGGCGGCCCGCCTCATGCGTGAGCGCCACGTCGGCTGCCTCGTCGTCGTGGAGGAACGCACGCCGGAGGATCGCGTGGTCGTCGGCATGCTGACGGACCGCGACATCGCCATGCGCGTCGTGGCCGCCGACCGCGACCCGCACGGCATGCAAGTGGGCGACGTGATGAGCAAGGGTGTGGTCAACGCGCGCGAGGAAGACTCGCTCGCCGACCTGCTCCTGGCGATGCGCCGCAAGGGTGTTCGCCGCCTGCCGGTCGTTTCGCCGCAGGGCTCGCTGATCGGCCTGGTGGCGCTCGACGACGTGCTGGACGTGCTGGCGCAAGAGATGAAGGCCGTCGCCGAGGCAGTGGCCGCGGCCGGACGCCACGAGCAAACGGCGCGGCCGTAA
- a CDS encoding dienelactone hydrolase family protein, whose protein sequence is MPNPSSMSIGPQRLEGELCLVDPPCGIVVFAHGSGSSRRSSRNIQVAEALQRRGLSTLLFDLLTYDEADNRANVFDIPLLAQRVMDAIDDLSSRSDQRIGLFGASTGAAAALVAAARRPQAVRAVVSRGGRPDLAGNALNEVVAPTLLIVGGADTEVLAMNRAALDRLHCDKRLEIVPRATHLFEEAGALEVVASLAGAWFLEHLRPNSGD, encoded by the coding sequence ATGCCGAACCCGTCGTCCATGTCCATCGGCCCGCAGAGGCTCGAAGGGGAGCTGTGCCTGGTGGATCCGCCGTGCGGCATCGTGGTCTTCGCGCACGGCAGCGGCAGCAGTCGCCGCAGCAGCCGCAACATCCAGGTGGCCGAGGCTTTGCAACGCCGAGGCCTGAGCACGCTGTTGTTCGACCTGCTCACGTACGACGAAGCCGACAACCGCGCCAATGTGTTCGACATTCCCCTGCTTGCGCAGCGGGTGATGGACGCCATCGATGACTTGTCCTCCCGCAGCGACCAGCGCATCGGCCTGTTCGGCGCAAGCACGGGTGCGGCCGCCGCCCTGGTCGCAGCGGCGCGGCGTCCGCAGGCGGTGCGAGCCGTCGTCTCGCGCGGCGGGCGCCCCGATCTCGCCGGCAACGCACTGAACGAGGTTGTCGCGCCGACCCTTCTCATCGTGGGCGGGGCGGACACCGAGGTCCTGGCGATGAACCGTGCAGCCCTCGACCGCTTGCATTGCGACAAGCGCCTGGAGATCGTGCCGCGCGCCACGCACCTCTTCGAGGAGGCGGGCGCCCTGGAGGTCGTGGCCAGCCTGGCCGGCGCATGGTTTCTGGAGCACCTCCGCCCCAACTCAGGAGATTGA
- a CDS encoding alpha-ketoacid dehydrogenase subunit beta, producing the protein MSIKSFRMALNEAMRQEMERDPTVIALGEDIAGGMGALGQQDAWGDVLGASKGLLGEFGRNRIFDTPISESAFIGAAAGAAVAGLRPIAQLMFVDFFGVCGDQIVNQMAKFRYMFGGKATTPVVVRTLFGAGTRAASQHSQCLYPIFTHIPGLKVVIPSSPYEAKGLMIQAIRDDDPVIFFEHKAMYDDVGEVPDEPYAIPFGQANLLRAGGSASIVATGRMVKHAMQAAAALEQAGMPCDVIDLRTTSPLDTNTILTSVAKTGRLVIVDEASPRCGLAADISAMVAQEAFGSLRAPIRMVTPPHTPVPFAPVLEDAYVPGPAQIEAAVRALLEPRK; encoded by the coding sequence ATGAGCATCAAGTCGTTTCGCATGGCACTCAACGAAGCCATGCGCCAGGAAATGGAGCGCGACCCCACCGTGATCGCACTTGGCGAAGACATCGCGGGCGGCATGGGCGCCCTGGGCCAGCAGGACGCGTGGGGCGACGTGCTCGGCGCCAGCAAGGGGCTGCTCGGGGAGTTCGGTCGCAACCGGATCTTCGACACGCCGATCAGCGAGAGCGCCTTCATCGGCGCTGCGGCGGGCGCTGCCGTGGCCGGATTGCGGCCCATTGCGCAGTTGATGTTCGTCGACTTCTTCGGCGTGTGCGGCGACCAGATCGTCAACCAGATGGCCAAGTTCCGCTACATGTTCGGCGGCAAGGCGACGACGCCGGTCGTGGTGCGAACACTGTTCGGCGCCGGCACCCGCGCCGCCAGCCAGCACAGCCAGTGCCTGTACCCGATCTTCACGCACATTCCGGGCCTGAAGGTGGTCATTCCCTCCTCGCCCTACGAAGCCAAGGGCCTGATGATCCAGGCGATCCGCGACGACGACCCGGTGATCTTCTTCGAACACAAGGCCATGTACGACGATGTGGGCGAGGTTCCCGACGAACCGTACGCGATTCCGTTCGGCCAGGCCAACCTGCTTCGCGCCGGCGGGAGCGCAAGCATCGTCGCCACAGGACGCATGGTCAAGCACGCGATGCAGGCGGCGGCCGCGCTCGAGCAGGCCGGCATGCCTTGCGACGTGATCGATCTTCGCACCACGTCGCCACTCGACACGAACACCATCCTGACCAGCGTTGCGAAGACCGGCCGGCTGGTCATTGTCGACGAGGCCAGCCCGCGCTGCGGCCTGGCCGCCGACATCTCGGCCATGGTGGCCCAGGAGGCCTTCGGATCGCTGAGGGCACCGATCCGGATGGTCACGCCGCCCCACACGCCGGTGCCTTTCGCTCCGGTGCTCGAAGACGCGTACGTGCCGGGCCCGGCGCAGATCGAGGCCGCCGTGCGCGCGCTTCTGGAGCCACGCAAATGA
- a CDS encoding phosphoribosyltransferase — MLFSDRRDAAERLSQALRTWRGHHPLVLAIPRGALEIGRIIADRLGGELDVVLVRKLRAPASPEFAIGSIDESGWAYVAPYAPAAGANEAYIEEEKRYQLGVLEDRRKRYTPDRAPIDAAGRIVIVVDDGLATGATMVAALHSVRARQPATLICAVPVASPESLALVRPFADEVVCLHAPEDFDSVGRFYRTFEQVEDEQAMSLLNESAPKTPPSR, encoded by the coding sequence ATGCTCTTTTCCGATCGTCGCGACGCCGCCGAGCGGCTCTCGCAAGCCTTGCGAACCTGGAGGGGGCATCATCCTCTGGTCCTCGCGATCCCCCGCGGCGCCCTGGAGATCGGCCGCATCATTGCGGACCGCCTGGGCGGCGAACTCGATGTGGTGCTGGTGCGCAAGCTGCGGGCCCCCGCATCGCCAGAATTCGCCATTGGGTCGATCGACGAGAGCGGGTGGGCGTATGTCGCCCCGTACGCCCCTGCGGCCGGGGCGAACGAGGCCTACATCGAGGAAGAGAAACGCTACCAGCTCGGGGTGCTCGAGGATCGACGCAAGCGGTATACGCCCGATCGGGCGCCGATAGACGCGGCCGGGCGGATCGTCATTGTGGTGGACGACGGCCTCGCAACGGGCGCAACCATGGTGGCGGCATTGCACTCGGTCCGCGCGCGCCAGCCGGCCACGCTGATCTGCGCCGTGCCTGTCGCGTCCCCTGAGAGCCTTGCGCTCGTGCGACCGTTCGCCGATGAAGTCGTGTGCCTGCATGCACCCGAGGATTTCGATTCGGTGGGACGGTTCTATCGAACTTTCGAACAGGTGGAAGATGAGCAGGCGATGAGCTTGCTGAACGAATCGGCCCCGAAGACTCCCCCATCGCGCTGA
- a CDS encoding erythromycin esterase family protein, protein MLHIDFERLRAAMVEDQIEGRGVHAPDVLEAMRAVPREVFLPESLQEFAYEDTALKIDEERTLPQPYLVALMAEALSIGAHARVLEVGTGSGYATAVLCRLAAKVYSVESNAALATKAAAILHSLRCHHVQIVHGDANQGLPAHGPFDAIFVNPGGAEFMGALKPQLATGGRMVVSAGTDPAVRELVRVTRTGPDDYTVEDMADVRVAPLDVDAERLRARQEGLPRAGSADALLAQAIAGACERFESVDSADLAPLLDRIGDARIVLLGEATHGTSEFYRMRERISRELIERKGFDFIAIEADWPDASRIDRYVRHAGHRPSRWSAFARFPVWMWRNQEVRQFVDWLRAHNAGIADRDRVAFHGLDLYSLYNSIHSVVGYLEDVDPPTAGIARRRYGCLTPWQSDPSSYGYAALNDRYRSCERDVVSMLGDLLLSEQRYAAQDGERFLDAVQNARLVANAERYYRTMYYGSRASWNLRDSHMFETLQDLLDFHGPQSKAIVWAHNSHVGDSRATEMSRRGEHNIGQLCRVAFGPGAYLIGFGTHTGCVAAASDWDGPMEVKPLRASMAGSYERLCHESNVANFILPLRNQASGHLMAGLSQPRLERAVGVIYRPETELQSHYFQAVLTRQFDEYIWLDQTRAVTPLGTETIEGLPDTYPFGL, encoded by the coding sequence TTGTTGCACATCGATTTCGAACGGCTTCGTGCCGCCATGGTGGAAGACCAGATTGAAGGCCGGGGGGTGCACGCTCCCGACGTGCTCGAGGCCATGCGTGCGGTGCCTCGCGAGGTTTTCCTGCCGGAGTCGCTGCAGGAGTTCGCCTACGAGGACACGGCCCTGAAGATCGACGAGGAGCGAACCCTCCCTCAACCCTATCTCGTCGCCCTCATGGCCGAGGCGCTGTCGATCGGGGCGCATGCGAGGGTCCTCGAGGTCGGCACCGGTTCGGGTTACGCGACCGCCGTGCTCTGCCGACTCGCCGCAAAAGTCTACAGCGTCGAATCGAACGCCGCCTTGGCGACGAAGGCGGCAGCCATCCTGCACAGCCTGCGATGCCACCATGTGCAGATCGTGCATGGCGACGCCAATCAGGGTCTGCCGGCGCATGGGCCTTTCGATGCGATCTTCGTGAACCCCGGCGGGGCGGAGTTCATGGGAGCGCTGAAACCCCAACTCGCGACAGGTGGACGCATGGTGGTATCGGCAGGCACCGATCCGGCCGTCCGGGAACTGGTTCGCGTGACGCGCACGGGACCCGACGACTACACGGTCGAGGACATGGCGGATGTCCGGGTCGCGCCCCTGGATGTGGATGCCGAGCGGCTTCGCGCACGCCAGGAAGGACTACCCCGGGCCGGCTCGGCGGACGCGCTGCTGGCACAGGCCATCGCCGGCGCTTGCGAGCGGTTCGAATCCGTCGACTCCGCGGATCTGGCGCCCCTGCTCGACCGCATCGGCGACGCCCGCATCGTGTTGCTTGGCGAGGCAACCCACGGGACCTCGGAGTTCTATCGGATGCGCGAGCGCATTTCGCGCGAACTCATCGAGCGCAAGGGCTTCGACTTCATCGCCATCGAAGCCGACTGGCCCGACGCGTCCCGCATCGACCGCTATGTGCGCCACGCCGGCCACCGTCCTTCGCGATGGTCCGCCTTCGCTCGTTTCCCGGTGTGGATGTGGCGCAACCAGGAGGTCCGCCAATTTGTCGACTGGCTTCGCGCTCACAATGCCGGGATCGCCGACCGTGACAGGGTCGCGTTCCATGGGCTCGACCTCTACAGCCTCTACAACTCGATCCATTCGGTCGTCGGCTATCTGGAGGATGTCGATCCTCCCACGGCGGGAATCGCCCGGCGACGCTATGGATGCCTGACGCCCTGGCAGTCGGACCCCTCCAGCTACGGCTACGCGGCGCTCAATGACCGATATCGCAGTTGCGAGCGGGACGTGGTCTCGATGCTGGGCGACCTGTTGCTCAGCGAGCAGCGCTACGCCGCACAGGACGGCGAACGCTTTCTCGACGCCGTGCAGAACGCCCGCCTCGTTGCCAATGCGGAGCGCTATTACCGAACCATGTACTACGGCTCGCGCGCCTCCTGGAACTTGCGCGACAGCCACATGTTCGAGACTCTGCAGGACCTGCTGGACTTTCACGGACCGCAAAGCAAGGCCATCGTCTGGGCGCACAACTCGCATGTCGGCGATTCGAGGGCCACCGAAATGTCGCGTCGCGGCGAACACAACATCGGGCAGTTGTGCCGGGTGGCGTTCGGCCCCGGCGCCTACCTGATCGGATTTGGCACGCACACCGGCTGCGTCGCGGCGGCATCGGACTGGGACGGACCGATGGAGGTCAAGCCGCTGCGCGCATCGATGGCCGGGAGCTACGAGCGGCTTTGCCACGAGTCGAATGTCGCGAACTTCATCCTGCCGCTGCGAAACCAGGCCTCCGGGCACTTGATGGCGGGCCTGTCGCAGCCGCGACTGGAGCGCGCGGTCGGCGTGATCTACCGGCCGGAAACCGAGTTGCAGAGCCACTACTTCCAGGCCGTGCTCACACGGCAGTTCGACGAGTACATCTGGCTGGACCAGACACGCGCCGTCACACCCCTCGGAACCGAAACGATCGAGGGCCTGCCGGACACCTATCCCTTCGGGTTGTGA